Proteins from one Rhinopithecus roxellana isolate Shanxi Qingling chromosome 20, ASM756505v1, whole genome shotgun sequence genomic window:
- the CHP2 gene encoding calcineurin B homologous protein 2: MGSRSSHAAIPDADSIRRETGFSQASLLRLHHRFRALDRNKKGYLSRMDLQQIGALAVNPLGDRIIESFFPDGSQQVDFPGFVRVLAHFRPVEDEDTETQDPKKPEPLNSRRNKLHYAFQLYDLDRDGKISRHEMLQVLRLMVGVQVTEEQLENIADRTVQEADEDGDGAVSFVEFTKSLEKMDVEQKMSIRILK, translated from the exons ATGGGGTCGCGCAGCTCCCACGCGGCCATTCCCGACGCGGACAGTATTCGGCGAGAGACCGGCT TCTCCCAAGCCAGCCTGCTCCGCCTGCACCACCGGTTCCGGGCACTGGACAGGAACAAGAAGGGCTACCTGAG CCGCATGGATCTCCAGCAGATAGGGGCGCTGGCCGTGAACCCCCTGGGAGACCGCATTATAGAAAGCTTCTTCCCCGACGG GAGCCAGCAAGTGGATTTCCCAGGCTTTGTCAGGGTCCTGGCTCATTTTCGCCCTGTAGAAGATGAGGACACAGAAACCCAAGACCCCAAGAAACCTGAACCTCTCAACAGCAGAAGGAACAAACTTCACT aTGCATTTCAGCTCTATGACCTGGATCGTGATGGGAAGATCTCCAGGCATGAGATGCTGCAG GTTCTCCGTCTGATGGTCGGGGTACAGGTGACAGAAGAGCAGCTGGAGAACATCGCTGACCGCACGGTGCAGGAGGCTGATGAAGATGGGGATGGGGCTGTGTCCTTCGTGGAGTTCACCAAG TCCTTAGAGAAGATGGACGTTGAGCAAAAAATGAGCATCAGGATCCTAAAGTGA